One genomic region from Calypte anna isolate BGI_N300 chromosome 8, bCalAnn1_v1.p, whole genome shotgun sequence encodes:
- the PTGER3 gene encoding prostaglandin E2 receptor EP3 subtype codes for MSRWPQCEPNGTRPGAMRGNATGRWAEGCGAVSVAFPLTMMIAGIVGNALAMLLVSRSYRAKGSRRKRSFLLCIGCLALTDLLGQLLTSPIVISVYLSDRAWGAVDPSGHLCVFFGFSMTVFGLCPLLIASAMAVERTLAIRAPHWYASHMKTQVTKLVLLAIWLAVLAFALLPIAGLGRYTLQWPGTWCFISTGHSLFFASAFAVLGLLSLVVTVACNLATIQALVSRCRTKGAASRSSKQWGRIAMETLIQLLGIMCVLSACWSPLLITMLKMIFSQTSFEHCRAFSSAAQSPDLHKECNFFLTAVRLASLNQILDPWVYLLLRKILLQKFCQAASAVSKCSNNEWKERSITLSEEIRRTAA; via the exons ATGAGCCGGTGGCCGCAGTGCGAGCCCAACGGCACCCGGCCCGGCGCCATGCGGGGCAACGCGACGGGGCGGTGGGCGGAGGGCTGCGGTGCCGTCTCGGTGGCGTTCCCGCTGACCATGATGATCGCCGGCATCGTGGGCAATGCCCTGGCCATGCTGCTGGTGTCCCGCAGCTACCGGGCCAAGGGCAGCCGTCGGAAGAGatccttcctgctctgcatcGGCTGCCTGGCGCTCACCGACCTGCTGGGACAGCTGCTCACCAGCCCCATCGTCATCTCCGTTTACCTCTCGGACCGCGCCTGGGGCGCCGTCGACCCCTCGGGCCACCTCTGCGTCTTCTTCGGCTTCAGCATGACGGTGTTCGGGCTCTGTCCGCTCCTCATCGCCAGCGCCATGGCCGTGGAGAGGACGCTGGCCATCCGCGCACCGCACTGGTACGCCAGCCACATGAAGACACAGGTGACCaagctggtgctgctggccaTCTGGCTGGCCGTGCTCGCCTTCGCCCTCCTGCCCATCGCTGGGCTGGGCCGGTACACGCTGCAATGGCCCGGGACCTGGTGCTTCATCAGCACCGGACACAGCCTCTTCTTCGCCTCCGCCTTCGCCGTCCTGGGGCTCCTGTCCCTCGTGGTGACGGTGGCCTGCAACCTGGCCACCATCCAGGCCTTGGTGTCTCGCTGTCGGACCAAAGGCGCTGCCTCCCGCTCCAGCAAGCAGTGGGGGCGAATCGCCATGGAGACCCTGATCCAGCTCCTGGGCATCATGTGTGTCCTCTCGGCCTGCTGGTCACCGCTGCTG ATAACCATGCTGAAGATGATCTTCAGCCAGACATCATTTGAGCACTGCAGGGCTTTCTCCAGTGCAGCCCAAAGCCCAGACCTGCACAAGGAATGCAATTTCTTCCTGACCGCCGTGCGCTTGGCCTCGCTCAACCAGATCCTGGACCCCTGGGTTTACCTGCTCCTCAGGAAGATTCTGCTCCAGAAGTTCTGTCAGGCAGCCAGTGCTGTCTCCAAGTGCTCTAACAACGAGTGGAAGGAGAGATCCATCACCTTGTCAGAGGAGATCCGACGGACAGCAGCCTGA